Proteins from a genomic interval of Quercus lobata isolate SW786 chromosome 11, ValleyOak3.0 Primary Assembly, whole genome shotgun sequence:
- the LOC115969616 gene encoding coiled-coil domain-containing protein 124, giving the protein MPKKMGVNSKAEAARARKSATESERKDREAREKEEQYWREAEGAKSRAAKKREEEAEKKAEAAARRAEAKKQAELEEKELEKAASKKVDKKASRVSIPVSKVTEAELRRRREEEQAEMQKKAEEGKKKQSRTAEEEEYERTVLVSNTNRDDSIIEARSVEEAIAQISVADTLPVDRHPEKRLKASFKAFEEAELPKLKEEKPGLTHNQYKGMIWKLWKKSPDNPLNQVSE; this is encoded by the exons ATGCCGAAGAAGATGGGAGTGAACAGCAAAGCCGAGGCGGCTAGGGCTCGGAAGAGCGCCACCGAATCGGAGCGCAAAGACCGGGAGGCGCGTGAGAAGGAGGAGCAGTACTGGCGCGAAGCCGAGGGAGCGAAGTCACGCGCCGccaagaagagggaggaggaagCCGAGAAGAAGGCCGAAGCGGCGGCGCGGCGGGCCGAGGCGAAGAAGCAAGCGGAATTGGAAGAGAAGGAGCTGGAGAAGGCGGCGAGCAAGAAGGTGGACAAGAAAGCGAGCCGAGTTTCGATTCCGGTCTCGAAAGTGACCGAGGCTGAGCTGCGGCGGCGGCGCGAGGAGGAGCAAGCGGAGATGCAGAAGAAAGCTGAAGAGGGGAAGAAGAAACAGAGCCGTACGGCGGAGGAGGAGGAGTATGAGAGGACGGTTCTTGTTTCGAATACAAATCGCGATGATTCGATCATTGAGGCGAGGTCGGTTGAAGAGGCGATTGCTCAGATCAGTGTTGCGGATACCTTGCCGGTCGATCGGCACCCGGAGAAAAGGCTCAAGGCTTCGTTCAAG GCTTTTGAGGAAGCCGAGCTCCCCAAGCTGAAGGAAGAGAAACCAGGCCTTACTCACAATCAATACAAGGGCATGATATGGAAGTTATGGAAGAAATCTCCGGACAATCCTCTTAACCAG GTTTCTGAGTGA
- the LOC115968910 gene encoding probable serine/threonine-protein kinase PBL21, translating into MMVGRRLGIGIRLPSLLRSKKVKKKTIIVGLKADNCSRVILLQLLNSVAKPGDNVLAIHVQVPDDTIDPNTFQIHEDICKSKQVDFQVKVSIGDSYISELTHQVRVNYATILALGCSPSGPNDLVITNFLKRLPPTCSLLVLDGIGKILIHMKGTSQQGSSRAVLQTSLSSPLHHTCFDQSIPTRHLRKSLTAPSCSTSSSAQQINKTGLYKVKNTAQVPEFITKKLFQRLELPEEEGSCRHYTPEELRCVTNNFSPDMVIRAGGHSKVYQANLEDGRTAEVKILKLRHWSADDLLREVDLLSGIKHEHIVQMIGYCNHEDMRAILYNLLNGSLKQNLRQLKWSERMRVAVGVAKALEYLHHSCNPPIIHRDVKSSSILLSDNCQPQLSDFGEAIVLQQSQLVTERSFNVVGTFGYLAPEYMMYGTVDEKTDVYSFGVVLLELITGKDAIQTNQENHESLVLWARSLLNCGIREHLIDPYLHEDFDKEEIEIMMSAASLCLLHSSFRRPTMKAIVKLFEEPEHWLKMQKERDESLHEVSSTSESSQWGQDDSSTNEAMD; encoded by the exons ATGATGGTTGGAAGAAGACTTGGAATTGGTATCCGATTGCCATCACTCCTCAGGtcaaaaaaagtgaagaagaagacgatCATTGTAGGCTTAAAAGCTGATAATTGCAGTAGAGTGATACTACTTCAATTACTCAATTCAGTTGCCAAGCCAGGGGATAATGTGCTAGCTATTCATGTTCAGGTTCCAGATGATACAATTGATCCAAACACTTTCCAAATCCATGAAGATATATGCAAGTCTAAGCAG GTGGATTTCCAAGTGAAGGTTAGTATAGGAGACTCATATATATCTGAATTAACCCATCAAGTAAGAGTCAACTATGCAACTATCCTTGCACTTGGATGCAGCCCTTCAGG GCCCAATGACTTGGTTATTACTAATTTTCTGAAAAGGTTGCCTCCCACTTGCTCTCTTTTGGTCTTGGATGGCATAGGAAAAATCCTAATTCATATGAAGGGGACTTCCCAACAAGGCTCTTCAAGGGCAGTCCTTCAAACTTCTTTGTCATCTCCATTACATCACACTTGCTTTGATCAATCGATTCCTACCCGGCATTTGAGAAAGTCATTGACTGCACCATCTTGCTCAACGTCATCATCAGcacaacaaattaataaaacaggATTATATAAAGTCAAGAACACAGCACAAGTCCCTGAGTTCATCACAAAGAAACTATTTCAGAGATTGGAACTACCAGAAGAGGAGGGATCCTGCAGGCATTACACACCAGAAGAGCTTCGTTGTGTGACTAACAATTTTAGCCCTGATATGGTGATTAGAGCAGGTGGCCACAGTAAGGTGTACCAAGCAAACCTGGAGGATGGCCGTACTGCAGAAGTGAAAATCCTTAAACTCAGACATTGGTCAGCAGATGATCTTCTCCGAGAAGTAGACTTGCTGTCTGGAATAAAACATGAACACATAGTTCAGATGATTGGTTACTGTAATCATGAAGACATGCGTGCAATCCTGTACAATTTACTCAATGGAAGCCTGAAGCAAAATTTGAGACAACTCAAGTGGAGTGAAAGGATGAGGGTTGCAGTTGGTGTGGCAAAGGCGCTGGAAtaccttcatcattcttgtaACCCTCCTATTATTCATAGAGATGTGAAGTCATCTAGCATTCTCCTCTCTGACAATTGTCAACCACAA CTGTCAGATTTTGGAGAGGCAATTGTACTTCAACAATCTCAGCTAGTCACAGAAAGGTCATTTAATGTTGTTGGGACCTTTGGATATTTAGCCCCCGAGTACATGATGTATGGAACAGTTGATGAGAAGACAGACGTTTACTCCTTTGGAGTTGTGCTTCTGGAACTCATTACTGGCAAAGATGCTATTCAGACCAACCAGGAAAATCATGAAAGCTTAGTACTTTGG GCAAGGTCTTTACTCAACTGTGGCATACGCGAACATCTAATAGATCCTTACCTGCATGAAGACTTTGACAAAGAAGAGATAGAAATAATGATGAGTGCAGCAAGCCTCTGTCTCTTGCATTCATCTTTTAGAAGGCCAACAATGAAAGCG ATTGTGAAGTTATTTGAGGAGCCAGAACACTGGCTAAAGATGCAGAAGGAAAGAGATGAGTCACTGCACGAAGTTAGTTCCACAAGTGAAAGCAGCCAATGGGGACAAGATGATTCATCCACTAATGAAGCTATGGACTAG